A part of Dryobates pubescens isolate bDryPub1 chromosome 3, bDryPub1.pri, whole genome shotgun sequence genomic DNA contains:
- the LOC104308321 gene encoding low density lipoprotein receptor adapter protein 1 isoform X3 produces MEALRAAGRAVLRSPRLARHGLGLRRRRKLPESWADMQEPLLEGMCFTLKYLGMTLVEKPKGEDMAAAAIRRIVATARVGARKFQKVILTVSPRGISLQDADTKEMVENISIYRISYCTTDKLQNKVFAYVAQSQESGALECHAFLSPKKKIAQAVTLTVAQAFQMALDLWEAAHTGSRQEQPLHPSCVLESSEPSRPSEPAPPGSPPFRHQFGEEEEEEEDDNIGETLSR; encoded by the exons ATGGAGGCGCTGCGGGCGGCGGGACGCGCCGTGCTGCGAAGCCCGCGCCTCGCCCGGCACGGCCTGGGGCTCCGCCGGCGGCGCA AGCTTcctgagagctgggctgatATGCAGGAACCGCTGCTTGAGGGGATGTGCTTCACACTCAAGTATCTAGGCATGACACTGGTAGAAAAACCCAAAGGAGAAgacatggctgctgctgccatccgaAGGATTGTGGCCACG GCACGGGTGGGAGCTCGCAAGTTCCAGAAGGTGATTCTGACAGTGTCTCCGAGGGGCATCTCACTGCAGGATGCAGACACCAAGGAGATGGTTGAGAACATCTCTATTTACAG gaTCTCCTACTGCACAACAGACAAGCTGCAGAACAAAGTCTTCGCTTatgttgcccagagccaggagAGTGGAGCACTGGAGTGCCATGCTTTCCTCTCACCCAAAAAGAAGATT GCCCAGGCTGTGACTCTGACTGTGGCCCAGGCTTTCCAGATGGCATTGGATCTCTGGGAAGCAGCACATACAG GCTCTAGGCAGGAACAGCCCCTTCACCCTTCATGTGTCTTGGAGAGCAGTGAGCCCAGCAGACCCAGTGAGCCAGCCCCCCCGGGGAGCCCTCCCTTCAGACACCAGTTTGGG gaggaggaagaggaggaggaagatgataACATCGGTGAAACCTTATCTAGGTAG
- the LOC104308321 gene encoding low density lipoprotein receptor adapter protein 1 isoform X2, protein MEALRAAGRAVLRSPRLARHGLGLRRRRKLPESWADMQEPLLEGMCFTLKYLGMTLVEKPKGEDMAAAAIRRIVATARVGARKFQKVILTVSPRGISLQDADTKEMVENISIYRISYCTTDKLQNKVFAYVAQSQESGALECHAFLSPKKKIAQAVTLTVAQAFQMALDLWEAAHTGSRQEQPLHPSCVLESSEPSRPSEPAPPGSPPFRHQFGVQYVQVWPMPRECLTLGKEKSNPYAASTS, encoded by the exons ATGGAGGCGCTGCGGGCGGCGGGACGCGCCGTGCTGCGAAGCCCGCGCCTCGCCCGGCACGGCCTGGGGCTCCGCCGGCGGCGCA AGCTTcctgagagctgggctgatATGCAGGAACCGCTGCTTGAGGGGATGTGCTTCACACTCAAGTATCTAGGCATGACACTGGTAGAAAAACCCAAAGGAGAAgacatggctgctgctgccatccgaAGGATTGTGGCCACG GCACGGGTGGGAGCTCGCAAGTTCCAGAAGGTGATTCTGACAGTGTCTCCGAGGGGCATCTCACTGCAGGATGCAGACACCAAGGAGATGGTTGAGAACATCTCTATTTACAG gaTCTCCTACTGCACAACAGACAAGCTGCAGAACAAAGTCTTCGCTTatgttgcccagagccaggagAGTGGAGCACTGGAGTGCCATGCTTTCCTCTCACCCAAAAAGAAGATT GCCCAGGCTGTGACTCTGACTGTGGCCCAGGCTTTCCAGATGGCATTGGATCTCTGGGAAGCAGCACATACAG GCTCTAGGCAGGAACAGCCCCTTCACCCTTCATGTGTCTTGGAGAGCAGTGAGCCCAGCAGACCCAGTGAGCCAGCCCCCCCGGGGAGCCCTCCCTTCAGACACCAGTTTGGGGTACAGTATGTGCAAGTCTGGCCCATGCCCAGGGAATGTCTCACattagggaaggaaaagagtaaCCCTTATGCAGCTTCCACCTCCTGA
- the LOC104308321 gene encoding low density lipoprotein receptor adapter protein 1 isoform X4 codes for MEALRAAGRAVLRSPRLARHGLGLRRRRKLPESWADMQEPLLEGMCFTLKYLGMTLVEKPKGEDMAAAAIRRIVATARVGARKFQKVILTVSPRGISLQDADTKEMVENISIYRISYCTTDKLQNKVFAYVAQSQESGALECHAFLSPKKKIAQAVTLTVAQAFQMALDLWEAAHTGGGRGGGR; via the exons ATGGAGGCGCTGCGGGCGGCGGGACGCGCCGTGCTGCGAAGCCCGCGCCTCGCCCGGCACGGCCTGGGGCTCCGCCGGCGGCGCA AGCTTcctgagagctgggctgatATGCAGGAACCGCTGCTTGAGGGGATGTGCTTCACACTCAAGTATCTAGGCATGACACTGGTAGAAAAACCCAAAGGAGAAgacatggctgctgctgccatccgaAGGATTGTGGCCACG GCACGGGTGGGAGCTCGCAAGTTCCAGAAGGTGATTCTGACAGTGTCTCCGAGGGGCATCTCACTGCAGGATGCAGACACCAAGGAGATGGTTGAGAACATCTCTATTTACAG gaTCTCCTACTGCACAACAGACAAGCTGCAGAACAAAGTCTTCGCTTatgttgcccagagccaggagAGTGGAGCACTGGAGTGCCATGCTTTCCTCTCACCCAAAAAGAAGATT GCCCAGGCTGTGACTCTGACTGTGGCCCAGGCTTTCCAGATGGCATTGGATCTCTGGGAAGCAGCACATACAG gaggaggaagaggaggaggaagatga
- the LOC104308321 gene encoding low density lipoprotein receptor adapter protein 1 isoform X1: protein MEALRAAGRAVLRSPRLARHGLGLRRRRKLPESWADMQEPLLEGMCFTLKYLGMTLVEKPKGEDMAAAAIRRIVATARVGARKFQKVILTVSPRGISLQDADTKEMVENISIYRISYCTTDKLQNKVFAYVAQSQESGALECHAFLSPKKKIAQAVTLTVAQAFQMALDLWEAAHTGRRNLSNVSLCLALGQGSPLWNPVLGCVERWLTACLVRHQTGRALSLPWCSLLLHLMPACTVSVWGGCGAVPAVHAELLCTAEL from the exons ATGGAGGCGCTGCGGGCGGCGGGACGCGCCGTGCTGCGAAGCCCGCGCCTCGCCCGGCACGGCCTGGGGCTCCGCCGGCGGCGCA AGCTTcctgagagctgggctgatATGCAGGAACCGCTGCTTGAGGGGATGTGCTTCACACTCAAGTATCTAGGCATGACACTGGTAGAAAAACCCAAAGGAGAAgacatggctgctgctgccatccgaAGGATTGTGGCCACG GCACGGGTGGGAGCTCGCAAGTTCCAGAAGGTGATTCTGACAGTGTCTCCGAGGGGCATCTCACTGCAGGATGCAGACACCAAGGAGATGGTTGAGAACATCTCTATTTACAG gaTCTCCTACTGCACAACAGACAAGCTGCAGAACAAAGTCTTCGCTTatgttgcccagagccaggagAGTGGAGCACTGGAGTGCCATGCTTTCCTCTCACCCAAAAAGAAGATT GCCCAGGCTGTGACTCTGACTGTGGCCCAGGCTTTCCAGATGGCATTGGATCTCTGGGAAGCAGCACATACAGGTAGGAGGAATCTCTCAAATGTGTCCCTCTGCCTAGCCCTGGGACAGGGGTCTCCCCTGTGGaaccctgtcctgggctgtgtGGAGAGATGGCTCACTGCTTGTCTGGTGAGACACCAAACAGGGAGAGCCTTGTCCCTGCCGTGgtgttctctgctgctgcacctcatGCCAGCCTGCACTGTCTCTGTCTGGGGTGGGtgtggggctgtccctgctgtccaTGCTGaactcctctgcactgctgagctgtAG